One Mustela nigripes isolate SB6536 chromosome 5, MUSNIG.SB6536, whole genome shotgun sequence DNA segment encodes these proteins:
- the AKAP12 gene encoding A-kinase anchor protein 12 isoform X1 encodes MGAGSSTEQRSPEQPEAGSATPAEPEPSGGGLAAEAAPSAPGDPAIAAADPATKLLQKNGQLSSANGLAEEEEFSPQEGALNGQEEEAIVTDVGQRESEDVNERASDKVMAAGSVVAQDLAKDGQEEMPEIIDQIPSSESNLEELIQPADSQANDVGFKKVFKFVGFKFTVKKDKTEKSDTVQLLTVKKDEGEGSGAADGAGDHQEPSQETGEATAKDSELKQSTEKPEETLKHEPSNTEISLQAESGQAAEEGKEDGEDKQKEPTKSPESPASPVASETASPFKKFFTQGWAGWRKKTSFRKPKEEELEASEKKKDQEPEKGDTQEQEKTEDTSEKVAASEQEGPQEIAESIDAARLSAEFEKVELPSEDQVQGPPEERPAPLATEVFDDKVEIVAEVHVRMPEKKTEEEKAEGEAAVEPLPSEKGVDSQAELEKAEPPEEPGKMKEMCTPGGDHPQPADLSPEEKAPSAHPEGVVSEADMLSSQERMKVQGSPLKKLFTSTGLKKLSGKKQKGKRGGGGDEESGEHHQVAAESPDSADEQKGESSASSPEEPEEMACLEKGLADTQQDREAEEGTTSDGEKKREGVTPWASFKKMVTPKKRVRRLSESDKEDELEKVKSATLSSTESAASEMQEEAKGSGEEQKPEEPKRRVDTSVSWEALICVGSSKKRARKASSSDDEGEPKTMGGDGQKPDDAGKDKETGPDAALASSQEQDQGPGSPSPEQAGSPTEGEGVSTWESFKRLVTPRKKSKSKLEEKSEDAVPGSVGEHSTSDAEPGKEESWVSIKKFIPGRRKKRSDGKAEHATAEDAGPPEVNEDDSDVPAVVPLSEYDAVEREKIEAQQAQKSEEKPEQQVAVSVSEELSTNLVHGVKVTVLDGARAVSSVEERSPSWISASVTETLEETEEEAKPLTGEVLEGEVLAEETSVVTKTLPEGQDATDDTVVSEAELTSEAVTAAEGAEAFCAEEAAEASGAEETADMVSAVSQLTDSPETTEEATPVQEVEGAVPDLEDQERRTQEVLRAVAEKVREGSPLPDGRGPEDMIQTTGDVGVKILEKLDGAEEDAPGLDLKKEADGVLEVKAQEAKAETLTQAEVVVQATPEGFEKVPAVLDSVDSSEPRTTCQAETLVGVKSELILEQAVAPDSAETLTDSETNGSTPVADLEALPGTQQEQILEMREDSQVPEAEAVSVPEQLPPTPASFPSQEEIKGHSETEEVLEHMDKEVPVETIPILSKMDAIEEEGQFTGGESREKPLLEGPVAGADLETTGSQETSEVVLEDEAPEESEFQKDDDTEVHSPTPSPTPVQEEVEVQGEREEMEGEPAQATQEELEQKPAVTTSEELRKHLEQTDGVAILHGEEEVTASESSPRPVQEEVVCTEVQVQTPEVSLTPAAAAVEEKVLEETKIVETTETRESADTQLVPEEESSEKDKDLTAQPGDIEAPTGTEAQPESAPVTTVAAPEGGIGADLEGEKSPPRRPSPEEEGAPSAGPEVQGSETRKEDGKAETEILKLETESSKLVQNVIQTVVDQLVSSEETAADIQTQAPPMIADAPEGRVHPETEEGEPRATARDGTQAVMANGEATLTAGEQTHSDVCEAVSEASVEVASVEVEPSSINDQQLEEAVLLSEEKKEATGTESVAEDGDRASLEEKLEGSLSEPQEDEKGHVVELENQHSALEGVTALGGLSKESPDTDGPTLKEKEGGQEVEFPEGKVHSELEEEIKTETQDDTQKQEGEPTKSEPTGS; translated from the coding sequence TTGGACAGAGGGAGTCTGAAGATGTGAATGAAAGAGCCTCAGATAAGGTGATGGCTGCTGGCTCCGTGGTCGCTCAAGACCTAGCAAAGGATGGGCAGGAGGAAATGCCTGAAATCATCGACCAGATTCCTTCTTCAGAAAGCAATTTAGAAGAGCTGATACAACCTGCTGATTCCCAGGCTAATGATGTTGGATTTAAGAAGGTGTTTAAGTTTGTTGGCTTTAAATTCACTGTCAAAAAGGATAAGACCGAGAAGTCCGACACTGTGCAGCTACTCACTGTCAAAAAAGATGAAGGGGAAGGATCAGGAGCAGCAGACGGGGCTGGTGACCACCAGGAACCCAGCCAGGAGACCGGAGAGGCAACAGCCAAAGACAGTGAATTAAAACAATCCACAGAGAAACCCGAAGAAACCCTTAAGCATGAGCCAAGCAACACAGAGATTTCTCTCCAGGCTGAGTCTGGTCAAGCAGCAGAGGAAGGCAAAGAGGACggggaagataaacaaaaagaaccCACCAAATCTCCAGAGTCTCCAGCTAGTCCGGTGGCCAGCGAAACAGCATCACCCTTCAAAAAGTTCTTCACGCAAGGTTGGGCTGGCTGGAGAAAAAAGACCAGTTTCAGGAAGCcgaaggaggaggagctggaagcttcagagaagaaaaaggaccAAGAGCCTGAAAAAGGAGACACGCAGGAACAGGAAAAGACAGAAGATACCTCAGAGAAAGTGGCAGCTTCTGAGCAAGAGGGCCCCCAGGAGATCGCCGAGAGCATTGACGCTGCCAGACTGTCCGCGGAATTTGAAAAAGTAGAGCTGCCCTCTGAAGATCAAGTGCAGGGACCCCCCGAAGAGAGACCCGCCCCTTTAGCCACAGAAGTATTTGATGATAAGGTAGAGATTGTTGCCGAAGTCCACGTTAGGATgccagagaagaagacagaagaggagaaggctgagggagaagcagcagtgGAGCCCTTGCCGTCTGAGAAAGGGGTAGACTCCCAGGCTGAGCTCGAGAAAGCCGAGCCTCCTGAGGAGCCGgggaagatgaaagaaatgtgTACCCCCGGAGGGGACCACCCCCAGCCGGCCGACCTGAGCCCCGAGGAGAAAGCGCCCTCTGCACACCCAGAGGGCGTCGTAAGTGAGGCAGACATGCTGTCCTCCCAAGAGAGAATGAAGGTGCAAGGAAGCcctttaaagaaactttttacCAGCACTGGCTTAAAAAAGCTttctggaaagaaacagaaagggaagagaggaggaggaggggatgAAGAGTCGGGGGAGCACCACCAGGTCGCAGCGGAGTCTCCGGACAGTGCAGATGAACAGAAGGGCGAGAGCTCTGCCTCGTCCCCGGAGGAACCGGAGGAGATGGCGTGTCTAGAGAAAGGCCTCGCGGACACACAGCAGGACAGGGAGGCTGAGGAAGGGACTACCTCCGacggggagaagaagagagaaggtgtTACTCCCTGGGCATCTTTCAAAAAGATGGTGACGCCCAAGAAACGTGTTAGAAGGCTTTCTGAAAGTGACAAAGAAGACGAGTTGGAGAAAGTCAAGAGCGCCACCTTGTCTTCCACGGAGAGCGCGGCCTCCGAGATGCAGGAAGAAGCCAAGGGAAGTGGAGAAGAGCAGAAGCCGGAAGAACCCAAGCGCCGGGTCGATACCTCAGTATCTTGGGAAGCTTTGATTTGTGTGGGATCATCCAAGAAAAGAGCGAGAAAAGCATCATCTTCCGATGATGAAGGGGAACCGAAAACGATGGGAGGAGACGGCCAGAAACCAGATGAtgcaggaaaagacaaagaaaccgGACCGGACGCTGCGCTTGCCAGTTCTCAGGAACAGGATCAAGGGCCGGGCAGCCCCTCACCTGAGCAAGCTGGCAGCCCCACCGAAGGAGAGGGGGTTTCCACCTGGGAGTCCTTTAAAAGATTAGTTACTCCAAGGAAAAAATCGAAGTCGAAACTGGAAGAGAAAAGCGAAGATGCTGTACCTGGGTCTGTTGGAGAACATTCCACGTCAGATGCTGAGCCTGGGAAAGAAGAGTCTTGGGTTTCCATTAAGAAATTTATTCCCGGACGAAGGAAGAAAAGGTCAGACGGGAAAGCAGAACACGCCACGGCTGAAGATGCGGGGCCGCCAGAGGTCAACGAAGATGACTCCGATGTCCCGGCCGTGGTACCTCTGTCCGAGTATGACGcggtggaaagggagaaaatcgaAGCTCAGCAAGCCCAAAAAAGCGAGGAGAAGCCTGAGCAGCAGGTAGCTGTTTCTGTGTCGGAAGAGCTCAGTACGAATCTGGTTCACGGCGTGAAGGTGACTGTCCTCGACGGGGCCAGGGCTGTTAGCAGTGTCGAAGAGAGGTCGCCGTCTTGGATATCCGCTTCGGTGACAGAAACTCttgaagaaacagaggaggaagccAAACCCCTAACTGGGGAGGTACTTGAAGGAGAGGTCCTTGCAGAAGAAACCTCCGTTGTTACCAAAACTCTGCCAGAGGGCCAAGATGCCACTGATGACACGGTCGTGAGCGAGGCGGAATTAACTTCGGAGGCCGTGACAGCTGCAGAAGGTGCAGAGGCATTTTGTGCTGAAGAAGCCGCAGAAGCATCTGGGGCTGAAGAGACCGCTGACATGGTCTCAGCTGTTTCTCAGCTCACCGACTCTCCAGAAACCACAGAGGAAGCAACACCCGTTCAGGAGGTGGAAGGCGCTGTGCCAGACCTGGAAGACCAAGAGAGGCGGACTCAAGAGGTCCTGCGGGCAGTTGCGGAGAAAGTTCGAGAAGGATCACCGCTGCCTGATGGTAGAGGGCCAGAAGACATGATTCAGACAACAGGGGACGTAGGAGTCAAAATACTGGAGAAGCTGGATGGAGCCGAAGAGGATGCTCCAGGGCTAGAcctgaagaaagaggcagatgGAGTGTTGGAAGTGAAGGCACAGGAAGCTAAAGCTGAGACTTTGACACAAGCCGAAGTAGTCGTACAGGCCACCCCAGAAGGCTTTGAGAAAGTTCCTGCAGTCCTAGACAGTGTGGACTCCAGTGAGCCTAGAACCACTTGTCAAGCTGAAACCTTGGTTGGGGTAAAATCAGAGTTGATTCTGGAACAGGCTGTTGCTCCTGACTCCGCTGAAACCCTTACAGACAGCGAGACCAACGGAAGCACCCCCGTAGCAGATCTTGAAGCTCTCCCTGGAACACAGCAAGAGCAGATCCTGGAGATGCGCGAAGATTCCCAGGTCCCAGAAGCAGAAGCAGTTTCTGTCCCCGAGCAGCTGCCTCCAACACCTGCTAGTTTTCCATCCCAGGAAGAAATTAAAGGACATTCAGAAACAGAAGAGGTTCTAGAACATATGGACAAAGAGGTACCGGTGGAAACCATACCCATTCTTTCAAAGATGGATGCGATTGAAGAGGAAGGTCAGTTTACcggtggggagagcagagagaaaccGCTTCTCGAAGGCCCTGTCGCAGGTGCAGACCTTGAGACCACCGGGAGTCAGGAAACAAGTGAAGTTGTCCTTGAAGATGAAGCTCCTGAAGAATCTGAATTTCAAAAGGATGACGACACCGAAGTCCACAGCCCTACACCATCTCCCACCCCAGTGCAGGAAGAGGTGGAAGttcaaggagaaagggaggagatggAAGGAGAGCCAGCTCAAGCCACTCAAGAGGAACTCGAGCAAAAACCAGCTGTGACCACATCTGAGGAGCTTCGTAAGCACCTGGAGCAGACAGACGGCGTGGCCATCCTCCACGGGGAAGAGGAGGTTACCGCTTCGGAAAGTTCTCCCCGGCCAGTGCAGGAGGAAGTGGTATGCACAGAAGTTCAGGTCCAGACCCCAGAGGTGTCATTAACTCCAGCAGCTGCAGCAGTGGAGGAGAAGGTCTTAGAAGAAACTAAGATTGTAGAAACCACGGAAACTCGGGAATCTGCAGACACACAGTTAGTACCCGAAGAAGAATCCTCCGAAAAAGATAAAGACTTGACCGCCCAGCCAGGGGACATCGAGGCGCCCACAGGGACTGAGGCTCAGCCGGAGTCAGCACCCGTGACCACAGTGGCTGCGCCTGAAGGAGGCATTGGTGCTGacctggaaggagagaaaagcccACCCCGGAGACCGTCCCCGGAGGAAGAGGGCGCGCCCAGTGCTGGTCCAGAAGTCCAAGGgagtgaaacaagaaaggaagatgGAAAGGCTGAAACCGAGATTTTGAAACTTGAGACTGAGAGCAGTAAACTTGTACAAAATGTAATCCAGACGGTTGTTGACCAGTTAGTGAGCTCGGAAGAAACAGCCGCTGATATCCAGACACAGGCCCCGCCGATGATCGCCGACGCCCCGGAGGGGAGGGTGCACCCTGAGACCGAAGAAGGGGAGCCACGGGCCACTGCACGGGATGGAACTCAAGCTGTGATGGCCAACGGAGAAGCCACGCTCACCGCCGGGGAACAGACCCATTCCGACGTGTGCGAAGCTGTGAGTGAAGCTTCAGTTGAGGTGGCAAGTGTTGAGGTAGAACCTTCCAGCATAAATGACCAGCAGCTCGAAGAGGCAGTTCTCCTGtcggaggaaaagaaagaagcaaccGGGACCGAGTCTGTTGCAGAAGATGGTGATCGTGCCAGCTTAGAAGAAAAGTTAGAGGGGTCCCTCTCTGAACCCCAAGAAGATGAAAAAGGTCATGTTGTTGAGCTGGAAAACCAGCACTCAGCCCTGGAAGGTGTGACGGCCCTAGGAGGCTTGAGCAAAGAGTCCCCAGACACAGATGGACCAACactgaaggagaaggaaggtggCCAGGAAGTagaatttccagaaggaaaagtCCACAGCGAGTTAGAAGAAGAGATCAAAACCGAAACGCAGGACGACACTCAGAAACAGGAGGGAGAACCGACAAAATCCGAACCCACGGGATCCTAA
- the AKAP12 gene encoding A-kinase anchor protein 12 isoform X2, translating into MLGILTITVGQRESEDVNERASDKVMAAGSVVAQDLAKDGQEEMPEIIDQIPSSESNLEELIQPADSQANDVGFKKVFKFVGFKFTVKKDKTEKSDTVQLLTVKKDEGEGSGAADGAGDHQEPSQETGEATAKDSELKQSTEKPEETLKHEPSNTEISLQAESGQAAEEGKEDGEDKQKEPTKSPESPASPVASETASPFKKFFTQGWAGWRKKTSFRKPKEEELEASEKKKDQEPEKGDTQEQEKTEDTSEKVAASEQEGPQEIAESIDAARLSAEFEKVELPSEDQVQGPPEERPAPLATEVFDDKVEIVAEVHVRMPEKKTEEEKAEGEAAVEPLPSEKGVDSQAELEKAEPPEEPGKMKEMCTPGGDHPQPADLSPEEKAPSAHPEGVVSEADMLSSQERMKVQGSPLKKLFTSTGLKKLSGKKQKGKRGGGGDEESGEHHQVAAESPDSADEQKGESSASSPEEPEEMACLEKGLADTQQDREAEEGTTSDGEKKREGVTPWASFKKMVTPKKRVRRLSESDKEDELEKVKSATLSSTESAASEMQEEAKGSGEEQKPEEPKRRVDTSVSWEALICVGSSKKRARKASSSDDEGEPKTMGGDGQKPDDAGKDKETGPDAALASSQEQDQGPGSPSPEQAGSPTEGEGVSTWESFKRLVTPRKKSKSKLEEKSEDAVPGSVGEHSTSDAEPGKEESWVSIKKFIPGRRKKRSDGKAEHATAEDAGPPEVNEDDSDVPAVVPLSEYDAVEREKIEAQQAQKSEEKPEQQVAVSVSEELSTNLVHGVKVTVLDGARAVSSVEERSPSWISASVTETLEETEEEAKPLTGEVLEGEVLAEETSVVTKTLPEGQDATDDTVVSEAELTSEAVTAAEGAEAFCAEEAAEASGAEETADMVSAVSQLTDSPETTEEATPVQEVEGAVPDLEDQERRTQEVLRAVAEKVREGSPLPDGRGPEDMIQTTGDVGVKILEKLDGAEEDAPGLDLKKEADGVLEVKAQEAKAETLTQAEVVVQATPEGFEKVPAVLDSVDSSEPRTTCQAETLVGVKSELILEQAVAPDSAETLTDSETNGSTPVADLEALPGTQQEQILEMREDSQVPEAEAVSVPEQLPPTPASFPSQEEIKGHSETEEVLEHMDKEVPVETIPILSKMDAIEEEGQFTGGESREKPLLEGPVAGADLETTGSQETSEVVLEDEAPEESEFQKDDDTEVHSPTPSPTPVQEEVEVQGEREEMEGEPAQATQEELEQKPAVTTSEELRKHLEQTDGVAILHGEEEVTASESSPRPVQEEVVCTEVQVQTPEVSLTPAAAAVEEKVLEETKIVETTETRESADTQLVPEEESSEKDKDLTAQPGDIEAPTGTEAQPESAPVTTVAAPEGGIGADLEGEKSPPRRPSPEEEGAPSAGPEVQGSETRKEDGKAETEILKLETESSKLVQNVIQTVVDQLVSSEETAADIQTQAPPMIADAPEGRVHPETEEGEPRATARDGTQAVMANGEATLTAGEQTHSDVCEAVSEASVEVASVEVEPSSINDQQLEEAVLLSEEKKEATGTESVAEDGDRASLEEKLEGSLSEPQEDEKGHVVELENQHSALEGVTALGGLSKESPDTDGPTLKEKEGGQEVEFPEGKVHSELEEEIKTETQDDTQKQEGEPTKSEPTGS; encoded by the coding sequence TTGGACAGAGGGAGTCTGAAGATGTGAATGAAAGAGCCTCAGATAAGGTGATGGCTGCTGGCTCCGTGGTCGCTCAAGACCTAGCAAAGGATGGGCAGGAGGAAATGCCTGAAATCATCGACCAGATTCCTTCTTCAGAAAGCAATTTAGAAGAGCTGATACAACCTGCTGATTCCCAGGCTAATGATGTTGGATTTAAGAAGGTGTTTAAGTTTGTTGGCTTTAAATTCACTGTCAAAAAGGATAAGACCGAGAAGTCCGACACTGTGCAGCTACTCACTGTCAAAAAAGATGAAGGGGAAGGATCAGGAGCAGCAGACGGGGCTGGTGACCACCAGGAACCCAGCCAGGAGACCGGAGAGGCAACAGCCAAAGACAGTGAATTAAAACAATCCACAGAGAAACCCGAAGAAACCCTTAAGCATGAGCCAAGCAACACAGAGATTTCTCTCCAGGCTGAGTCTGGTCAAGCAGCAGAGGAAGGCAAAGAGGACggggaagataaacaaaaagaaccCACCAAATCTCCAGAGTCTCCAGCTAGTCCGGTGGCCAGCGAAACAGCATCACCCTTCAAAAAGTTCTTCACGCAAGGTTGGGCTGGCTGGAGAAAAAAGACCAGTTTCAGGAAGCcgaaggaggaggagctggaagcttcagagaagaaaaaggaccAAGAGCCTGAAAAAGGAGACACGCAGGAACAGGAAAAGACAGAAGATACCTCAGAGAAAGTGGCAGCTTCTGAGCAAGAGGGCCCCCAGGAGATCGCCGAGAGCATTGACGCTGCCAGACTGTCCGCGGAATTTGAAAAAGTAGAGCTGCCCTCTGAAGATCAAGTGCAGGGACCCCCCGAAGAGAGACCCGCCCCTTTAGCCACAGAAGTATTTGATGATAAGGTAGAGATTGTTGCCGAAGTCCACGTTAGGATgccagagaagaagacagaagaggagaaggctgagggagaagcagcagtgGAGCCCTTGCCGTCTGAGAAAGGGGTAGACTCCCAGGCTGAGCTCGAGAAAGCCGAGCCTCCTGAGGAGCCGgggaagatgaaagaaatgtgTACCCCCGGAGGGGACCACCCCCAGCCGGCCGACCTGAGCCCCGAGGAGAAAGCGCCCTCTGCACACCCAGAGGGCGTCGTAAGTGAGGCAGACATGCTGTCCTCCCAAGAGAGAATGAAGGTGCAAGGAAGCcctttaaagaaactttttacCAGCACTGGCTTAAAAAAGCTttctggaaagaaacagaaagggaagagaggaggaggaggggatgAAGAGTCGGGGGAGCACCACCAGGTCGCAGCGGAGTCTCCGGACAGTGCAGATGAACAGAAGGGCGAGAGCTCTGCCTCGTCCCCGGAGGAACCGGAGGAGATGGCGTGTCTAGAGAAAGGCCTCGCGGACACACAGCAGGACAGGGAGGCTGAGGAAGGGACTACCTCCGacggggagaagaagagagaaggtgtTACTCCCTGGGCATCTTTCAAAAAGATGGTGACGCCCAAGAAACGTGTTAGAAGGCTTTCTGAAAGTGACAAAGAAGACGAGTTGGAGAAAGTCAAGAGCGCCACCTTGTCTTCCACGGAGAGCGCGGCCTCCGAGATGCAGGAAGAAGCCAAGGGAAGTGGAGAAGAGCAGAAGCCGGAAGAACCCAAGCGCCGGGTCGATACCTCAGTATCTTGGGAAGCTTTGATTTGTGTGGGATCATCCAAGAAAAGAGCGAGAAAAGCATCATCTTCCGATGATGAAGGGGAACCGAAAACGATGGGAGGAGACGGCCAGAAACCAGATGAtgcaggaaaagacaaagaaaccgGACCGGACGCTGCGCTTGCCAGTTCTCAGGAACAGGATCAAGGGCCGGGCAGCCCCTCACCTGAGCAAGCTGGCAGCCCCACCGAAGGAGAGGGGGTTTCCACCTGGGAGTCCTTTAAAAGATTAGTTACTCCAAGGAAAAAATCGAAGTCGAAACTGGAAGAGAAAAGCGAAGATGCTGTACCTGGGTCTGTTGGAGAACATTCCACGTCAGATGCTGAGCCTGGGAAAGAAGAGTCTTGGGTTTCCATTAAGAAATTTATTCCCGGACGAAGGAAGAAAAGGTCAGACGGGAAAGCAGAACACGCCACGGCTGAAGATGCGGGGCCGCCAGAGGTCAACGAAGATGACTCCGATGTCCCGGCCGTGGTACCTCTGTCCGAGTATGACGcggtggaaagggagaaaatcgaAGCTCAGCAAGCCCAAAAAAGCGAGGAGAAGCCTGAGCAGCAGGTAGCTGTTTCTGTGTCGGAAGAGCTCAGTACGAATCTGGTTCACGGCGTGAAGGTGACTGTCCTCGACGGGGCCAGGGCTGTTAGCAGTGTCGAAGAGAGGTCGCCGTCTTGGATATCCGCTTCGGTGACAGAAACTCttgaagaaacagaggaggaagccAAACCCCTAACTGGGGAGGTACTTGAAGGAGAGGTCCTTGCAGAAGAAACCTCCGTTGTTACCAAAACTCTGCCAGAGGGCCAAGATGCCACTGATGACACGGTCGTGAGCGAGGCGGAATTAACTTCGGAGGCCGTGACAGCTGCAGAAGGTGCAGAGGCATTTTGTGCTGAAGAAGCCGCAGAAGCATCTGGGGCTGAAGAGACCGCTGACATGGTCTCAGCTGTTTCTCAGCTCACCGACTCTCCAGAAACCACAGAGGAAGCAACACCCGTTCAGGAGGTGGAAGGCGCTGTGCCAGACCTGGAAGACCAAGAGAGGCGGACTCAAGAGGTCCTGCGGGCAGTTGCGGAGAAAGTTCGAGAAGGATCACCGCTGCCTGATGGTAGAGGGCCAGAAGACATGATTCAGACAACAGGGGACGTAGGAGTCAAAATACTGGAGAAGCTGGATGGAGCCGAAGAGGATGCTCCAGGGCTAGAcctgaagaaagaggcagatgGAGTGTTGGAAGTGAAGGCACAGGAAGCTAAAGCTGAGACTTTGACACAAGCCGAAGTAGTCGTACAGGCCACCCCAGAAGGCTTTGAGAAAGTTCCTGCAGTCCTAGACAGTGTGGACTCCAGTGAGCCTAGAACCACTTGTCAAGCTGAAACCTTGGTTGGGGTAAAATCAGAGTTGATTCTGGAACAGGCTGTTGCTCCTGACTCCGCTGAAACCCTTACAGACAGCGAGACCAACGGAAGCACCCCCGTAGCAGATCTTGAAGCTCTCCCTGGAACACAGCAAGAGCAGATCCTGGAGATGCGCGAAGATTCCCAGGTCCCAGAAGCAGAAGCAGTTTCTGTCCCCGAGCAGCTGCCTCCAACACCTGCTAGTTTTCCATCCCAGGAAGAAATTAAAGGACATTCAGAAACAGAAGAGGTTCTAGAACATATGGACAAAGAGGTACCGGTGGAAACCATACCCATTCTTTCAAAGATGGATGCGATTGAAGAGGAAGGTCAGTTTACcggtggggagagcagagagaaaccGCTTCTCGAAGGCCCTGTCGCAGGTGCAGACCTTGAGACCACCGGGAGTCAGGAAACAAGTGAAGTTGTCCTTGAAGATGAAGCTCCTGAAGAATCTGAATTTCAAAAGGATGACGACACCGAAGTCCACAGCCCTACACCATCTCCCACCCCAGTGCAGGAAGAGGTGGAAGttcaaggagaaagggaggagatggAAGGAGAGCCAGCTCAAGCCACTCAAGAGGAACTCGAGCAAAAACCAGCTGTGACCACATCTGAGGAGCTTCGTAAGCACCTGGAGCAGACAGACGGCGTGGCCATCCTCCACGGGGAAGAGGAGGTTACCGCTTCGGAAAGTTCTCCCCGGCCAGTGCAGGAGGAAGTGGTATGCACAGAAGTTCAGGTCCAGACCCCAGAGGTGTCATTAACTCCAGCAGCTGCAGCAGTGGAGGAGAAGGTCTTAGAAGAAACTAAGATTGTAGAAACCACGGAAACTCGGGAATCTGCAGACACACAGTTAGTACCCGAAGAAGAATCCTCCGAAAAAGATAAAGACTTGACCGCCCAGCCAGGGGACATCGAGGCGCCCACAGGGACTGAGGCTCAGCCGGAGTCAGCACCCGTGACCACAGTGGCTGCGCCTGAAGGAGGCATTGGTGCTGacctggaaggagagaaaagcccACCCCGGAGACCGTCCCCGGAGGAAGAGGGCGCGCCCAGTGCTGGTCCAGAAGTCCAAGGgagtgaaacaagaaaggaagatgGAAAGGCTGAAACCGAGATTTTGAAACTTGAGACTGAGAGCAGTAAACTTGTACAAAATGTAATCCAGACGGTTGTTGACCAGTTAGTGAGCTCGGAAGAAACAGCCGCTGATATCCAGACACAGGCCCCGCCGATGATCGCCGACGCCCCGGAGGGGAGGGTGCACCCTGAGACCGAAGAAGGGGAGCCACGGGCCACTGCACGGGATGGAACTCAAGCTGTGATGGCCAACGGAGAAGCCACGCTCACCGCCGGGGAACAGACCCATTCCGACGTGTGCGAAGCTGTGAGTGAAGCTTCAGTTGAGGTGGCAAGTGTTGAGGTAGAACCTTCCAGCATAAATGACCAGCAGCTCGAAGAGGCAGTTCTCCTGtcggaggaaaagaaagaagcaaccGGGACCGAGTCTGTTGCAGAAGATGGTGATCGTGCCAGCTTAGAAGAAAAGTTAGAGGGGTCCCTCTCTGAACCCCAAGAAGATGAAAAAGGTCATGTTGTTGAGCTGGAAAACCAGCACTCAGCCCTGGAAGGTGTGACGGCCCTAGGAGGCTTGAGCAAAGAGTCCCCAGACACAGATGGACCAACactgaaggagaaggaaggtggCCAGGAAGTagaatttccagaaggaaaagtCCACAGCGAGTTAGAAGAAGAGATCAAAACCGAAACGCAGGACGACACTCAGAAACAGGAGGGAGAACCGACAAAATCCGAACCCACGGGATCCTAA